Proteins encoded together in one Falco peregrinus isolate bFalPer1 chromosome 2, bFalPer1.pri, whole genome shotgun sequence window:
- the HS3ST1 gene encoding heparan sulfate glucosamine 3-O-sulfotransferase 1 translates to MAAFLLGAVLLIVQPQIVPSRPAINSKAETSSQSVQRELLKKTSQKNDFKESIHSNGSCRQLPQTIIIGVRKGGTRALLEMLSLHPDIAAAESEVHFFDWEDHYRNGLQWYINQMPFSYPHQITVEKTPAYFTSPKVPERVYNMNQSMRLLLILRDPSERVLSDYTQVFYNHMQKHKPYPSIEQFLIKDGELNVDYKAINRSLYYIHMQNWLKYFPLNHIHIVDGDKLIKDPFPEIEKVERFLKLSPQINASNFYFNKTKGFYCLRDSGRERCLHESKGRAHPQVDTRLLEKLHEYFHEPNKKFFELVGRTFDWHSFVAS, encoded by the coding sequence ATGGCAGCTTTTCTGCTGGGAGCTGTGTTGCTTATTGTTCAACCTCAGATAGTGCCTTCCAGACCGGCTATAAATTCAAAGGCTGAGACTTCTTCTCAGTCTGTTCAGAGagagcttttaaagaaaacgTCTCAAAAAAATGACTTCAAAGAAAGCATTCATTCTAATGGATCATGCCGGCAGCTGCCACAGACTATCATTATTGGAGTAAGAAAAGGTGGAACAAGGGCTTTGTTAGAGATGTTGAGTCTCCATCCAGAtattgcagcagcagaaagtgaAGTTCACTTCTTTGACTGGGAAGATCATTACAGAAATGGATTGCAGTGGTATATTAATCAAATGCCATTCTCTTATCCCCATCAGATCACCGTGGAAAAAACTCCAGCATATTTCACATCACCTAAAGTGCCTGAAAGAGTTTATAACATGAACCAATCAATGAGACTACTCCTTATTTTAAGAGACCCAAGTGAGAGAGTACTGTCAGATTACACCCAAGTGTTCTATAATCACATGCAGAAGCACAAGCCGTATCCATCCATTGAACAATTCCTGATTAAAGATGGTGAACTCAATGTGGACTACAAGGCAATAAACAGAAGCTTATACTACATTCACATGCAAAACTGGCTGAAGTATTTTCCTCTCAATCATATTCATATTGTAGATGGGGATAAACTAATCAAAGATCCCTTCCCAGAAATAGAGAAGGTAGAAAGATTTTTGAAGTTATCGCCACAGATAAACGCTTCaaacttttatttcaataaaactaAAGGCTTCTACTGCTTAAGGGACAGTGGTAGAGAGCGTTGTTTACATGAGTCAAAAGGACGAGCCCACCCACAAGTAGATACCCGGTTACTTGAGAAACTGCATGAATATTTCCATGAACCCAACAAGAAATTTTTCGAGCTTGTGGGCAGAACATTTGACTGGCACTCATTTGTGGCAAGTTAG